In one Candidatus Dechloromonas phosphoritropha genomic region, the following are encoded:
- the xrtA gene encoding exosortase A — protein sequence MEQGSPRRYSVSWAQVLPLLFGLIVWILFWYRDTALAMVAIWARADTYAHAFVVPPISLWLIWRKRHELALLRPEPTLWLIFPVLATAILWLMGELTAVNALTQFTFILTLLLVIVSTLGFRISRRIAFPLAFLLLCVPVGDFMTPTLMEWTAWFTVLALRATGIPAYQEGMQFIIPSGNWSVVEACSGIRYVIASVTVGTLFAYLNYVSLRRRLIFIGASIIVPVIANWLRAYMIVMLGHLSGNKLAAGVDHLIYGWLFFGIVITIMFIIGARWSEAPPTAKPLPAAVPEPNVTPPFRAPAGRAWMVTVVIALLAAAGPLAFVVIDKTDGTAAPNLATLALPAGWNDTLPFTNWKPVYANASVERQAAYSREDKMVGLYVGYYRNQNYQRKLVTSTNVLAMSNDPVWSVVSRNRAEVNLDGMPASIRTAELSSKDITASHLVVWQWYWINGKLTASDIEAKLLTAFSRLSGRGDDSAVIMLYAPRESATDALSAFAMQAIGPINQMLDATRAAR from the coding sequence ATGGAACAGGGAAGTCCCAGGCGCTATTCGGTGTCCTGGGCGCAGGTTCTGCCTTTGCTATTCGGTTTGATCGTCTGGATACTCTTCTGGTATCGCGATACGGCGCTAGCCATGGTCGCAATCTGGGCTCGCGCCGACACCTACGCCCATGCTTTCGTCGTGCCACCGATAAGTCTCTGGCTGATCTGGCGCAAACGTCACGAATTGGCTCTTCTGCGCCCTGAACCGACGCTCTGGCTCATTTTTCCGGTTCTTGCAACCGCGATCTTGTGGCTGATGGGAGAACTGACCGCAGTCAACGCGCTGACTCAGTTCACCTTTATCCTCACCCTGCTGCTCGTCATCGTTTCCACATTGGGCTTCCGGATCAGTCGCCGGATTGCTTTCCCTCTTGCGTTTCTCCTGTTATGTGTTCCGGTAGGCGACTTCATGACCCCCACGCTGATGGAGTGGACCGCGTGGTTCACCGTCCTTGCACTGCGGGCAACCGGCATTCCCGCATATCAGGAAGGCATGCAGTTCATCATCCCCTCGGGCAACTGGTCGGTGGTCGAAGCCTGCAGCGGAATCCGCTACGTCATCGCCTCGGTCACGGTTGGCACTCTCTTCGCTTACCTGAACTACGTGTCCCTTCGCCGAAGACTCATCTTCATCGGGGCATCAATCATCGTCCCGGTTATCGCCAACTGGCTGCGTGCCTACATGATCGTCATGCTAGGCCACCTCTCCGGTAACAAACTGGCGGCCGGTGTCGATCACCTGATCTATGGATGGCTGTTTTTTGGGATCGTCATCACGATTATGTTCATCATCGGCGCCCGCTGGAGCGAAGCGCCACCGACTGCCAAGCCGCTGCCGGCAGCGGTGCCGGAGCCAAACGTGACGCCCCCCTTCCGCGCGCCCGCCGGCAGGGCATGGATGGTGACCGTCGTCATCGCGCTCCTGGCCGCCGCCGGTCCGCTGGCCTTTGTCGTGATCGACAAGACTGACGGAACGGCCGCCCCGAACCTCGCCACACTCGCGCTCCCGGCGGGATGGAACGACACCTTACCCTTCACGAACTGGAAGCCTGTCTATGCCAATGCTTCAGTTGAGCGGCAAGCAGCCTATTCCCGGGAAGACAAGATGGTTGGCTTGTATGTGGGCTACTACCGCAATCAGAATTATCAACGGAAGCTGGTCACGTCAACCAATGTGCTGGCCATGAGCAACGACCCCGTCTGGTCGGTCGTCTCCCGGAATCGTGCCGAGGTCAATCTGGACGGTATGCCGGCAAGCATTCGGACCGCGGAACTGTCGAGCAAGGACATCACTGCCAGCCATCTCGTTGTCTGGCAGTGGTACTGGATCAACGGCAAGCTCACGGCATCTGACATCGAGGCGAAACTGCTGACCGCATTCTCGCGCCTAAGTGGTCGAGGCGATGATTCGGCGGTGATCATGCTCTACGCTCCCCGGGAATCCGCTACGGACGCTCTTTCCGCCTTCGCCATGCAGGCAATCGGGCCGATCAATCAGATGCTCGATGCCACCCGCGCAGCCCGATGA
- a CDS encoding TIGR03088 family PEP-CTERM/XrtA system glycosyltransferase, with translation MINDPRPLVAHVMYRFDTGGLENGIVNLINHLPADRYRHAVIALTVVTDFRHRIQRDDVEFISLNKAPGHGIWLFPKLFALFRRLRPAIVHSRNLAALEAQLPAWAAGVPVRIHGEHGRDVEDLDGSNITYQRVRRFYRPFVNYYLALSQDLREYLTTQIKVPEDIVLQVYNGVDTDRFHPAGLDYFLPGCPFSRNDHWIVGTVGRMQTVKDQPMLVRAFIRALEIDHDLRPLLRLLLIGGGPLHAECEQLLVAAGVRDLAWLPGERHDVPAIMGGLDCFVLPSLAEGISNTILEAMASGLPVIATDVGGNADLVSAGITGQLVTAGDSEALARQIIQLANNPDRAWRMGQLGRQRVEEKFSMNAMVAAYLGTYDKLLGRSAMAA, from the coding sequence ATGATCAATGACCCGCGCCCACTTGTCGCCCACGTCATGTACCGCTTCGACACCGGCGGTCTCGAGAACGGCATCGTCAATCTCATCAACCACCTGCCGGCCGACCGCTATCGCCATGCCGTAATCGCCTTGACGGTGGTCACCGACTTCCGCCACCGCATCCAGCGCGACGATGTCGAGTTCATCTCGCTGAACAAGGCGCCCGGCCATGGCATCTGGCTTTTCCCCAAGTTGTTCGCCCTCTTCCGTCGCCTCCGCCCGGCCATCGTTCACAGTCGCAACCTGGCCGCTCTTGAAGCCCAGTTACCAGCGTGGGCAGCCGGCGTTCCGGTCCGCATTCATGGCGAACACGGGCGCGACGTAGAAGACCTTGACGGATCGAACATCACCTATCAGCGCGTTCGACGTTTCTATCGGCCGTTCGTGAATTATTACCTGGCGCTGTCACAAGATCTCCGCGAATATCTCACCACCCAAATCAAGGTTCCGGAAGACATAGTGCTACAGGTATACAACGGCGTCGATACCGATCGCTTTCATCCCGCCGGACTCGATTATTTCCTACCCGGCTGCCCGTTCTCGCGCAACGATCACTGGATTGTCGGCACAGTTGGCCGCATGCAGACGGTGAAGGATCAGCCCATGCTGGTGCGGGCCTTCATCCGCGCTCTGGAAATCGACCACGACCTCCGTCCCCTCCTGCGTCTGCTCTTGATCGGTGGCGGCCCATTGCACGCGGAATGCGAACAACTGCTCGTGGCGGCGGGTGTTCGCGATCTTGCCTGGTTGCCCGGAGAGCGTCATGACGTCCCGGCGATCATGGGTGGACTGGACTGTTTCGTTCTGCCTTCGCTGGCCGAGGGCATCTCCAACACCATCCTCGAAGCGATGGCTTCAGGCTTGCCAGTGATTGCCACCGATGTCGGAGGCAATGCTGATCTCGTTTCAGCCGGCATCACAGGCCAGCTCGTAACAGCAGGCGATTCGGAGGCGTTGGCCCGGCAGATTATTCAACTCGCCAACAATCCCGATCGTGCCTGGCGTATGGGGCAACTCGGTCGTCAGCGCGTGGAAGAAAAATTCAGCATGAACGCGATGGTGGCCGCCTACCTCGGCACCTATGACAAATTGTTGGGCCGCTCCGCCATGGCGGCATAA
- a CDS encoding amidotransferase 1, exosortase A system-associated, whose translation MCGITGIFDTRGRHDIDRAVLHRMNESQFHRGPDEGGLHVEPGIGLGHRRLSIIDLSTGQQPLYNEDQSVCVVFNGEIYNYQALIPELQALGHIFHTRSDTEVIVHAWESWGEKCVDRFRGMFAFALWDRNRDTLFLARDRLGVKPLFYALLDDGTFLFGSELKSLLAHGGLKREIDPCAVEEYFALGYVAEPRAIFKQARKLPPAHTLLLRRGLPVGEPREYWDVRFTLDNLISDADACAELTHRLEESIRLRMISEVPLGAFLSGGVDSSAVVAMMAGLSTAAVNTCSIGFSDPAFNESEFAQMVADRYQTNHYLDMVESDDFDLIDTLARLYDEPYADSSAIPTYRVCQLARKHVTVALSGDGGDESFGGYRRYKLHLMEEKMRSALPLTLRRPLFGSLGKLYPKADWAPRIFRAKTTFEGIARSSVEAYFHSVSILRAPMRNQLFSSAFKSALGDYDAIEVFNQHAAKAKTDDSLALIQYLDLKTYLVGDINTKVDRASMAHSLEVREPLMDHELVEWLATLNSSHKIRGQETKYLLKKSMEPYLPNDVLYRPKMGFSAPLARWFRGPLKRRVQDALLGRRLGDTGWFNRGYLQHLVDAHNNGSRDYSASIWALLMFEAFLRNVMEQGEPA comes from the coding sequence ATGTGCGGCATCACTGGAATATTCGACACCCGAGGAAGACACGACATTGATCGTGCGGTACTCCATCGCATGAACGAATCGCAGTTTCACCGCGGGCCTGACGAAGGTGGCTTACATGTCGAACCCGGTATCGGGCTCGGCCACCGTCGCCTCTCGATCATCGACCTGTCAACCGGGCAGCAACCGCTCTACAACGAAGATCAAAGCGTCTGCGTCGTCTTCAACGGCGAAATCTACAACTATCAGGCACTCATCCCCGAACTCCAGGCCCTTGGCCATATCTTTCACACCCGCAGCGATACCGAAGTCATCGTCCACGCCTGGGAATCCTGGGGCGAAAAATGCGTCGACCGCTTCCGCGGCATGTTCGCCTTTGCCCTCTGGGATCGCAACCGCGATACGCTCTTCCTCGCACGTGATCGCCTCGGCGTCAAACCCCTGTTTTACGCATTGCTCGACGACGGCACTTTCCTCTTTGGCTCCGAACTCAAATCACTCCTCGCCCACGGTGGTCTGAAGCGCGAAATCGACCCCTGCGCCGTCGAAGAATATTTCGCCCTCGGTTATGTCGCCGAGCCGCGCGCCATCTTCAAACAAGCCAGAAAACTACCACCCGCCCACACTCTGCTGCTGCGCCGCGGCCTACCAGTCGGCGAACCCCGCGAATACTGGGATGTCCGCTTCACCCTCGACAACCTGATCAGTGACGCCGACGCCTGCGCCGAACTGACCCACCGCCTCGAAGAATCGATTCGCCTGAGGATGATCTCGGAAGTTCCCCTCGGCGCCTTTCTTTCCGGCGGCGTCGATTCCAGCGCCGTTGTCGCCATGATGGCCGGGCTATCGACTGCTGCGGTCAACACCTGTTCCATCGGCTTTTCCGACCCTGCTTTCAACGAATCCGAATTCGCCCAAATGGTAGCTGACCGCTACCAGACCAATCACTACCTCGACATGGTCGAAAGCGACGACTTCGACCTCATCGACACCCTGGCTAGGCTTTATGACGAACCCTATGCCGACAGCTCGGCGATTCCCACCTACCGGGTTTGCCAACTGGCGCGCAAGCATGTGACCGTTGCCCTTTCCGGCGATGGCGGCGATGAAAGTTTTGGTGGTTATCGACGTTACAAGCTGCACCTGATGGAAGAGAAAATGCGCTCGGCCCTACCGCTGACATTGCGCCGCCCACTCTTTGGTTCCTTGGGCAAGCTCTACCCCAAGGCCGACTGGGCGCCGCGGATCTTCCGCGCCAAGACAACTTTCGAAGGCATTGCTCGTAGCTCGGTGGAAGCCTACTTCCACTCCGTTTCCATCCTGCGCGCCCCGATGCGCAACCAGTTATTCAGCTCGGCATTCAAATCAGCTCTCGGTGACTACGATGCGATCGAGGTCTTCAATCAGCATGCTGCCAAGGCCAAGACTGATGACTCGCTGGCGTTGATCCAGTATCTCGACCTGAAGACCTACCTTGTCGGCGACATCAATACCAAGGTCGACCGTGCCAGCATGGCGCATTCACTCGAAGTCCGCGAACCACTGATGGACCACGAACTGGTCGAATGGCTGGCCACGCTGAATTCCTCCCATAAAATCCGTGGCCAGGAAACGAAATACCTGCTCAAAAAATCGATGGAGCCCTACCTCCCCAACGATGTGCTCTATCGCCCGAAAATGGGTTTCTCGGCACCCCTCGCCCGCTGGTTCCGCGGCCCGCTTAAAAGGCGCGTTCAAGACGCTCTCCTTGGCCGCCGCCTGGGCGATACCGGTTGGTTCAATCGTGGTTACCTCCAACATCTTGTCGACGCCCACAATAACGGTAGCCGCGACTACAGCGCCTCGATCTGGGCGCTGCTGATGTTCGAAGCCTTCCTGCGCAACGTCATGGAACAAGGCGAACCCGCATGA
- a CDS encoding glycosyltransferase, exosortase A system-associated: MRVLHVLDHSIPLHSGYTFRTAALLREQRALGWETFHLTSPKQGETSTSVEEVDGLRFYRTPVATSVLAKLPLGKELALMKQLETRLEEVAREIRPDIIHAHSPVLNAFPAIKVARKLGIPVVYEIRAFWEDAAVDHGTTNEDSLRYRATRMLETRAIQQVDHVFTICEGLRADIVARGIPAGKVTVIPNAVDIASFNLASPPDPELQQKWGLTGKTVIGFIGSFYAYEGLDLLLEALPAIIEQMPDIRVLLVGGGPQEATLRQQAEKLGLKDVVVFTGRVPHQDVNRYYDLINVLAYPRHPMRLTELVTPLKPLEAMAQGQLFVASDVGGHKELVEHNKTGILFKAGDRQTLVQAIVELLNNQQHWSELKANGRQFVENVRNWRNSVANYRNPYSLLLKKTDI, encoded by the coding sequence ATTCGCGTCCTCCACGTTCTCGACCATTCGATCCCCCTGCACAGCGGTTACACCTTCCGTACCGCCGCACTATTACGCGAGCAGCGCGCCCTCGGCTGGGAAACCTTTCACCTGACCTCGCCCAAGCAAGGTGAAACATCGACCTCCGTTGAAGAAGTCGATGGCCTGCGCTTCTATCGTACCCCGGTGGCAACCAGCGTACTGGCCAAGTTGCCGCTCGGCAAGGAACTTGCCCTGATGAAGCAACTGGAGACACGGCTTGAAGAAGTCGCCCGCGAAATCCGTCCCGACATCATTCACGCCCACTCCCCTGTGCTCAATGCGTTCCCGGCCATCAAGGTGGCGCGCAAACTCGGCATCCCTGTCGTTTATGAAATCCGCGCATTTTGGGAAGATGCGGCGGTCGACCACGGCACTACTAACGAAGACAGCCTGCGCTACCGCGCCACGCGCATGCTCGAAACCCGTGCCATCCAGCAAGTCGACCACGTCTTCACCATCTGTGAAGGCTTGCGCGCCGACATCGTGGCGCGCGGCATTCCAGCCGGCAAAGTCACCGTTATTCCCAATGCCGTCGATATTGCATCCTTCAACCTGGCCAGCCCACCCGACCCGGAACTGCAGCAAAAATGGGGACTGACCGGCAAAACAGTGATCGGCTTTATCGGCTCCTTCTATGCTTACGAAGGCCTCGATCTGCTACTCGAAGCCCTCCCCGCCATCATTGAACAAATGCCTGACATTCGCGTCCTCCTAGTGGGCGGCGGCCCACAAGAAGCAACCCTCCGCCAACAAGCAGAGAAACTCGGCCTCAAAGATGTGGTGGTCTTTACCGGCCGCGTGCCGCACCAGGACGTCAATCGCTACTATGACCTGATCAACGTCCTCGCCTACCCGCGCCACCCGATGCGTCTCACTGAACTCGTCACCCCCTTGAAGCCGCTGGAGGCGATGGCCCAAGGCCAACTTTTTGTCGCTTCGGACGTCGGCGGCCATAAGGAGCTCGTCGAACACAACAAGACCGGTATCCTCTTCAAGGCTGGAGATCGGCAGACATTGGTACAAGCCATCGTCGAACTGCTCAACAATCAGCAACACTGGTCAGAACTCAAAGCCAACGGTCGCCAGTTCGTCGAAAATGTCCGCAACTGGCGCAACAGCGTTGCGAACTACCGCAATCCCTATTCACTACTATTGAAGAAAACGGACATCTAA
- a CDS encoding glycosyltransferase family 4 protein → MANQTQQLAELLRSEGISVSLVQTNAAYRPQWVSNFPLIRAFFRLTPYLYTLWQIAGRFDVIHIMANSGWSWHLFAVPAIWIAKLRQVPVVVNYRGGEADTFLAKSARSVRVSMRQTAALIVPSDFLKAVFARFSMPASVVPNIIDVARFNNSAPHRATRRHLLVSRNLEPIYDNETAIRAFSIVHRSYPDATLTIAGSGPLAESLAVLAESLGLGRAVIFTGRLDRNAMARAYRTADIAINPSLVDNMPNSVLEALASGVPVVSTNVGGVPYIVKDEQTALLVSPKSPDAMAKAILRLMDDAALSDRLIDNGLMEVQQFTWQKVWPILSEVYGKVRHLTCLPA, encoded by the coding sequence ATGGCCAATCAAACGCAACAACTTGCCGAACTTCTCCGTAGTGAAGGGATCTCCGTTTCGCTTGTCCAGACGAATGCAGCATATCGTCCGCAATGGGTCTCCAATTTTCCACTCATCAGAGCCTTTTTCCGTCTGACACCCTACCTCTACACTCTTTGGCAAATAGCCGGGCGCTTCGATGTCATCCATATCATGGCCAACTCAGGCTGGTCCTGGCACCTCTTTGCCGTACCCGCCATCTGGATAGCAAAGCTCCGTCAAGTCCCCGTAGTGGTCAATTATCGTGGCGGCGAAGCGGACACCTTCCTCGCCAAATCGGCCCGATCCGTTCGCGTTTCCATGCGCCAGACAGCAGCGCTCATTGTTCCATCGGACTTCCTGAAAGCGGTATTTGCGCGTTTTAGCATGCCCGCTTCGGTCGTCCCTAATATCATTGATGTCGCTCGCTTCAACAATTCAGCACCGCACCGTGCTACCAGGCGCCACCTACTAGTCTCAAGAAACCTTGAACCCATTTACGATAACGAAACAGCAATTCGGGCCTTTTCCATCGTCCACCGCAGCTATCCCGATGCCACGCTGACGATTGCCGGTTCCGGACCATTGGCTGAATCGCTTGCCGTACTGGCCGAAAGCCTTGGCCTTGGCAGAGCAGTTATATTTACCGGTCGACTGGACAGGAACGCAATGGCACGAGCCTATCGAACAGCAGATATCGCCATCAACCCCAGCCTCGTCGACAACATGCCCAATTCTGTGCTGGAAGCACTGGCCAGTGGTGTTCCCGTCGTCAGTACAAACGTCGGCGGCGTCCCATATATCGTCAAAGATGAGCAAACAGCCCTGCTGGTTTCCCCCAAATCACCAGATGCAATGGCTAAAGCCATACTCAGACTGATGGATGATGCTGCCCTGTCAGACAGGTTGATCGATAACGGCCTGATGGAAGTACAACAGTTCACTTGGCAAAAAGTATGGCCAATCCTCTCTGAGGTCTATGGCAAGGTACGCCACCTCACATGTTTGCCAGCCTGA
- a CDS encoding phenylacetate--CoA ligase family protein, protein MGLYTGLVANILFPIQEKLKKHDTLVIRKVMDDSQWWSSDRLEKYRLERLRSMLVKVKKHVPYYRDCFAGLGFKPEEINSLADLQKLPLLTKAIIRTEGDRMKSDIAQGLARFNTGGSSGEPLIFFIGTERVSHDVAAKWRATRWWDVDIGDPEIVVWGSPIELGTQDRVRGIRDKLMRTELMPAFQMNEANLNQFVARIRERHPKMLFGYPSAISHIAAHAKKRGIALNDLGIKVVFCTSERLYDHQREAISSAFACPVANGYGGRDAGFIAHECPAGGMHITAEDIIVEIIDENGSIQPTGIAGEIVVTHLATSDFPFIRYRTGDVGSLSTEKCACGRGLPLLKEIQGRSTDFVIATDGTVMHGLALIYILRDLPGVRSFKVIQESRQLTNVLLVIGPEFQSEMIGKIIEGFKQRLGSSAEIKVQTVENIPPEKSGKYRYVISRIEQK, encoded by the coding sequence ATGGGACTCTACACCGGGCTAGTTGCCAACATCCTGTTCCCAATACAGGAAAAACTGAAGAAGCACGACACACTAGTCATTCGCAAAGTAATGGACGATTCACAGTGGTGGTCGTCCGATAGGCTTGAAAAGTACCGTCTTGAGCGCTTACGCAGCATGCTCGTCAAGGTTAAAAAACACGTCCCCTACTACCGTGATTGCTTTGCAGGCCTAGGCTTTAAACCCGAAGAAATCAATTCACTCGCCGACCTCCAAAAATTGCCGCTTCTAACCAAGGCAATCATCCGTACAGAAGGCGATCGGATGAAGTCAGACATCGCACAAGGTCTGGCCCGTTTCAATACCGGTGGATCTTCCGGAGAACCACTGATTTTCTTCATTGGTACCGAACGTGTCAGCCACGATGTTGCTGCCAAGTGGCGCGCTACCCGCTGGTGGGATGTAGACATCGGCGACCCCGAAATTGTCGTCTGGGGCTCACCTATCGAATTGGGCACGCAGGACAGAGTTCGCGGCATCCGTGACAAACTCATGCGTACCGAACTCATGCCAGCTTTTCAGATGAATGAAGCCAACCTGAATCAGTTCGTCGCCCGAATCCGCGAGCGCCATCCGAAAATGCTTTTCGGCTACCCATCTGCCATCAGCCATATTGCTGCCCATGCCAAAAAGCGGGGAATTGCACTCAACGACTTGGGCATCAAAGTGGTTTTTTGTACTTCTGAACGACTCTATGACCATCAGCGCGAAGCCATCTCAAGTGCATTCGCCTGCCCGGTCGCCAATGGCTACGGTGGGCGTGATGCCGGCTTCATCGCTCACGAATGCCCGGCGGGCGGCATGCACATTACCGCTGAAGACATTATTGTCGAAATCATCGACGAAAATGGAAGCATCCAGCCAACGGGAATCGCTGGCGAAATCGTCGTGACTCACCTTGCCACATCTGACTTCCCATTCATTCGCTATCGAACCGGCGATGTCGGCAGTTTGAGTACCGAAAAATGTGCTTGCGGCCGTGGCTTGCCGCTCCTTAAGGAAATTCAGGGAAGAAGCACGGACTTCGTCATTGCCACTGATGGCACGGTCATGCATGGACTGGCACTTATCTACATTTTGCGTGACCTTCCTGGCGTAAGATCATTCAAGGTAATTCAGGAATCACGCCAGTTAACCAACGTACTCTTGGTAATTGGCCCGGAATTCCAAAGCGAAATGATTGGGAAAATCATCGAAGGATTCAAACAACGTTTAGGTTCATCAGCCGAAATCAAGGTGCAAACTGTGGAGAACATCCCGCCTGAGAAGTCCGGTAAATATCGTTACGTAATCAGCCGCATCGAGCAGAAGTAA
- a CDS encoding putative O-glycosylation ligase, exosortase A system-associated, translating into MRDLLLVGIVVAGCLVALKRPWIGVLLWTWLSIMNPHRYTYGFAYSAPLAAAAVGATLLGLLFTKEKESPLKGSPVTVLLLFMFWMSLSSIFSFNLENNWEQWKKVMKIDFMILISLALLFTKKHILALTWVTAGSIAILGAKGGFFTLATGGNYRVWGPPGSFIEDNNEFALAVIITVPLLRFLQLQLSQRWGRRGMMAIIALCIFAAIGSHSRGAFLAIIAMGISFWWYDGRKPGILAGMIILGFATMIFMPEQWFARMDTINEYQSDASAMGRINAWWMAWNLAKDQFFGGGFDIYNLANFSRYAPVPNDVHVAHSIYFQILGEHGFVGLFLFLLLLRLVWREAGKLKVEGTRQPESKWTAELGAMCQVSLIGYAVGGAFLSLAYFDLPYNIMVIVVLARRWLDRKAWLEEVEQRALVPRLTQKSTA; encoded by the coding sequence ATGCGTGATCTACTCCTTGTTGGAATAGTCGTAGCGGGATGCCTTGTCGCCCTCAAACGACCGTGGATCGGTGTCTTATTGTGGACTTGGTTGAGTATTATGAATCCACACCGTTACACCTACGGCTTTGCCTACTCAGCGCCTTTGGCCGCGGCGGCTGTTGGCGCAACTTTGCTGGGCTTGTTGTTCACCAAGGAAAAAGAGTCGCCACTCAAGGGGTCACCAGTTACGGTTCTGTTGTTATTCATGTTCTGGATGAGCCTGTCTTCAATTTTTAGTTTTAACCTTGAAAACAATTGGGAACAATGGAAAAAAGTCATGAAGATTGACTTCATGATCCTGATTTCGTTGGCGTTGCTTTTTACCAAGAAACACATCCTTGCACTGACTTGGGTTACGGCGGGCTCAATCGCAATCCTTGGTGCCAAGGGCGGCTTCTTTACACTGGCCACAGGAGGCAATTATCGGGTTTGGGGACCGCCCGGATCCTTCATTGAAGATAATAATGAATTTGCATTGGCTGTCATCATCACGGTTCCGTTATTGAGATTCCTCCAACTCCAATTATCACAACGGTGGGGCAGACGCGGCATGATGGCAATAATCGCGCTTTGTATTTTTGCTGCCATTGGCAGTCATTCGCGCGGCGCCTTCCTTGCCATCATCGCCATGGGTATCTCATTCTGGTGGTATGACGGAAGAAAGCCGGGGATTCTCGCCGGCATGATTATTCTTGGATTCGCTACAATGATCTTCATGCCGGAGCAATGGTTTGCCCGGATGGACACAATCAATGAGTATCAAAGCGATGCATCGGCCATGGGCCGGATCAATGCTTGGTGGATGGCCTGGAATCTGGCCAAAGACCAATTCTTCGGCGGCGGTTTCGATATTTACAATCTCGCAAACTTCTCACGCTATGCCCCTGTTCCAAACGATGTACACGTAGCCCACAGCATCTATTTTCAAATCCTCGGCGAACATGGCTTCGTCGGACTCTTCCTTTTCCTCCTGCTCTTGCGGCTGGTCTGGCGCGAAGCTGGAAAACTCAAGGTAGAAGGAACCCGCCAACCCGAAAGCAAATGGACTGCCGAATTAGGTGCCATGTGCCAAGTCAGTCTGATCGGCTACGCAGTAGGTGGTGCATTTCTCAGTCTCGCCTACTTTGATCTCCCATACAACATCATGGTGATAGTCGTCCTTGCACGCCGCTGGTTGGATCGAAAAGCATGGTTGGAAGAAGTTGAGCAACGTGCACTTGTGCCCCGTCTGACCCAAAAATCGACAGCTTGA
- a CDS encoding polysaccharide deacetylase family protein, which produces MTPIQAAFHLLSSNRLTILIFHRVLASPDPIFPDEPDAARFDEMMGWINSWFNVIPLDVAVDALKTGKLPARAAAITFDDGYADNHDVALPILQKHGLPATFFIATGFLDGGRMWNDTIIESIRKCPMPVLDLEKLKMGCHEVANPERKRSVIENLISQIKYLSVAERLDRTEKIAEATQIKPPNDLMMSSAQVRKLRNAGMQIGAHTVSHPILARTDIKTAQNEIISSKNMLEALLGENVNLFAYPNGKPGIDYSIEHPALVRELGFSAAASTAWGVTDTKSDLFQLRRFTPWSKTRIRFAMQMTRNFIRIGAEV; this is translated from the coding sequence ATGACGCCAATTCAAGCCGCCTTTCATCTGCTTTCGTCAAACCGGCTGACGATTCTTATTTTTCACCGTGTTCTTGCCTCGCCCGACCCCATTTTCCCGGACGAACCTGATGCCGCCCGCTTCGATGAAATGATGGGCTGGATAAATTCATGGTTTAACGTGATACCGCTGGATGTTGCGGTCGACGCCTTGAAAACCGGCAAATTGCCTGCCCGGGCGGCTGCCATCACTTTTGACGACGGATATGCCGACAACCATGATGTTGCACTACCGATCCTGCAAAAACATGGCCTGCCAGCCACCTTCTTCATTGCCACCGGATTTCTCGATGGTGGCCGAATGTGGAATGACACAATTATTGAATCAATCCGCAAGTGTCCTATGCCGGTTCTTGACCTAGAGAAACTCAAGATGGGCTGCCACGAGGTCGCTAACCCGGAACGAAAAAGGAGTGTAATAGAAAACCTGATCAGCCAGATCAAATATTTATCGGTAGCAGAGCGTCTCGATCGAACCGAAAAAATCGCCGAAGCTACTCAAATCAAGCCTCCCAATGATTTGATGATGTCCTCGGCGCAAGTTCGGAAATTGAGGAACGCTGGCATGCAAATTGGTGCCCATACCGTCTCGCATCCCATTCTCGCTCGAACGGATATCAAGACTGCACAGAATGAAATCATATCGAGCAAAAATATGCTGGAAGCCTTGCTCGGTGAGAATGTAAATTTATTTGCCTACCCCAACGGAAAACCCGGAATCGATTACTCAATAGAGCACCCGGCACTTGTCCGAGAACTCGGGTTTTCAGCAGCGGCATCAACCGCTTGGGGGGTTACGGATACAAAAAGCGATCTATTCCAACTTCGACGCTTTACGCCGTGGAGTAAAACCCGTATAAGATTTGCGATGCAAATGACGAGAAATTTTATTCGGATTGGTGCTGAGGTTTGA